The genomic interval AGCACGATCAGGAAGGAGAGCACGTTCATCTCGACGACGCGCATGATCCCCGCAACACCCTTGGCGCTTCCCGACCAGGTAAAGATCTCGGGCATCTTCGCGGCGGCCTGCTGGATGGCTTCACCGATCCCGCCGAGGTTGTAGAAGATCGCCGGACCGATCACCAGCGCCGCAAGCAGAAAGACAAGGAACATGATGGTGTCGGTGACCACGACGGAACGCATCCCGCCGACAAAGGTAAAGAGGGTGATGCCGCCCAGTACCGTCAGCAGGGTGGTGCTTTCGGTCCATCCGAAGATCGTCTGCCCCACGGCCACCGTACCGATGATGACGGCGATCATGTAGGCGGTCATGGAGACCAGGACAATCAGCGACGCCATGAGCTGCACCCCCTGGCTCGGGTAGCGCTTCCGGAAGAAATCCGGGATGGTGAGCAGCTCCATCCGGTAGAAGTACTTGGCCATATAGAGCCCCAGAACGAGGCTGCCCGTCGCGGAAGCCCCGAACTGGAAGACCATGGCGAAGGCACTCCCCGACACCGCCGCACCTGTAAAGGCGGTGAAGGTGACACTGCTGAGGTTCGACGCGATGAGCGTTCCGGTGATCATAAAGGCCGGCGCGCTCCGGCTCATCACGTAGTGGTCGGCCACGGTATGGGTTTTGCGGCCCGCGTAGAGGCCCATGACGATATAAAAGGCAAGGAATGCGACAGCGATACCGCTAAAGACATTCAACATAACTCACGTAATCCTCCTCTCGATTTTCCCCGGCAGATGCTCTCTCTGCCCCACTCCACACAGCGCTCCATGTTGCTCCTCGGGAACTCCTCTCTCTGCAATCGTCGGGAATCCGCCCCTTTCGCCTCCCACCGCGCATATCTGCGCGGCGCCCGGGAAAAACGGGAGAAAACGGTGGAACCTGCTGCATCGCAGATCCCACCGTTCGCCGTTGTTCCTACTGACAGTCCGGATAGCAGCGCAGGAGTTCCGCACCCTTCCGGATGTCCTCGGTGTACGGACGATCCTGCTTCACGAAGGGCACGTCTCCCCTGTAGGCCTCGTAGAGCTTTTCCGTCGACGGAGACATGCTGATTGCCCCGCCCATCTTGTCCTTGCGGAGGTCCACCGCCTGGGTGGTGTGCAGCATCTGGAGCGAGGAGATGTCGTAGAGGTTGTCGACGATCTTCTCCAGGTTGCGGATGCCGATGAGCGAACAGCCCGCCGTGTCCTCGATGTTCCCGGCCAGCGCGGTGGCGCCGAGCTGGGTGGGGATGGCGTAGAGGTTGTTCTCCGTATTCATGGCAGCCAGAGGCTTCTGGATAGCGCCGAAGGCATGCCCCGGATTGTCCGGCGCCGAGAGGAACCGGGAGAGATGGGTGAACTTGGGATCCTCAAGACGGATGGTCTGCATGACCAGACGGTTGGACATCTTGGCCAGGGCCAGTTTCAACCCGCCGATCTCCCGCAGCACCGGGAGCATCTCGAAGTTCGAGGTGGGGAAGATGGCGCCCTTCTCGCCGAAGAAGTAGTTGGCCGTCTGGGGGGAGCGGTCGGCGCCCTTCTGTGCGTCGCTCAGGACGGCGGGGTTGTCGTCGGTGTGGTTCACCGCCAGGGTCAGCGCCTCCTCGGCCCTGTCCAGAGCGACCTCCACATTGCCGAGGGTATAGGCCATGGAGCGGTAGGAGAGGGGATCCTGCAGCGCCCTGGTCTGGCTGGACTTCCAGAGATAGGAGCCCTCCAGGGTCTTCCTGAGTTTC from Synergistales bacterium carries:
- a CDS encoding sodium:solute symporter family protein: MLNVFSGIAVAFLAFYIVMGLYAGRKTHTVADHYVMSRSAPAFMITGTLIASNLSSVTFTAFTGAAVSGSAFAMVFQFGASATGSLVLGLYMAKYFYRMELLTIPDFFRKRYPSQGVQLMASLIVLVSMTAYMIAVIIGTVAVGQTIFGWTESTTLLTVLGGITLFTFVGGMRSVVVTDTIMFLVFLLAALVIGPAIFYNLGGIGEAIQQAAAKMPEIFTWSGSAKGVAGIMRVVEMNVLSFLIVLGAPHLISRINIAKSEREFSKAMIYLGVTLPFLVIGLIYSFSYFPLLGVDVKPVQAYPYVARNLVPPIIGAIGLSGVIAAAISTATSLFQQAAATLSADIVKEYFMKEITDKKLLLVSRMSVIVIGLLVYLGASMPALSSAAVLYAFLFATAAFGAWLPALYLGVLWKRATKSGAFWSMCIALPAIIIVALGRKMGFLPAWLPSNIVGVTISTSIMVIVSLMTTPSEEEKRVHETIHSAQYLK